Proteins from a single region of Primulina tabacum isolate GXHZ01 chromosome 5, ASM2559414v2, whole genome shotgun sequence:
- the LOC142546229 gene encoding uncharacterized protein LOC142546229, protein MLSNLVKKYMYIHILFKCQYMDRKSEMRDVNNTATGIYDPHHSLSSRNKEINGAESEMIRAGNIFSNSFLYIFYIHLLLITVLVFFLVLRGVLSTVHTHHFHLKKWYVPVLSSTACGGIVGFAWQEFTSINPSRAVKTTFWLSPLLTCAFGILLVLIGTPGSLAASVIAILSSLLQSLYACWVTPRFDRTYRIATVSIAYHPPKVKTTVLLTIISSTIFSSFLVSGIGGATATGTKIDIIFIFIILGSLTWTMQIVKYTMQVMVSHIKYMQFACGIEVDFKTIVKNTAKYSMGSISLGSILVPLLIVIRSIARAINTVSGDVDEFMFSCAGCCKGFASRVVAYGNRWGFVQVGVYNKGIVQASMDAWDTFRRHGMEKLIDSDLTSSFCFLCGVATGSICGLVGGTWALVIHKKYATEVSMYTFLAGYFMSRVAMAWIQASIAAYYVAYAENPQSQQFDSTITDTIREIQRSQV, encoded by the exons ATGCTAAGCAATTTAgtgaaaaaatatatgtatatacacaTACTTTTTAAGTGCCAGTACATGGACAGGAAGTCAGAGATGAGAGATGTAAATAACACAGCAACCGGGATTTATGATCCACACCACAGCCTTTCATCAAGAAACAAG GAAATCAATGGTGCCGAGTCAGAGATGATAAGGGCCGGAAATATTTTCAGCAACTCATTTCTGTACATTTTCTACATCCATCTCCTCTTAATCACTGTCCTGGTGTTCTTTCTTGTCCTTCGTGGTGTCTTGTCGACTGTCCATACCCATCATTTCCATCTGAAGAAATGGTACGTACCTGTCCTCTCGTCGACAGCTTGTGGAGGAATCGTAGGGTTTGCATGGCAAGAATTCACAAGCATCAATCCTTCGAGGGCTGTTAAGACCACATTCTGGCTAAGTCCACTTCTTACTTGTGCATTCGGGATTTTGCTTGTCCTAATAGGGACTCCGGGGAGTTTAGCAGCATCTGTAATTGCTATACTTTCTTCCTTGTTACAATCTTTATATGCATGTTGGGTGACTCCACGATTTGATCGAACCTACAGGATAGCAACGGTTAGTATAGCATATCATCCTCCAAAAGTAAAAACTACAGTACTATTAACAATCATCAGTAGTACTATTTTTTCAAGTTTCTTGGTATCTGGCATTGGGGGAGCAACTGCTACCGGAACAAAGATTGATattatattcatattcataatccTTGGAAGCTTGACATGGACAATGCAGATTGTCAAGTACACAATGCAAGTCATGGTATCACACATCAAATACATGCAATTTGCATGTGGAATAGAAGTTGATTTTAAAACAATAGTGAAAAACACGGCTAAATATTCAATGGGGAGTATTTCCTTGGGCTCCATTCTCGTACCACTTCTTATTGTTATCAGAAGCATAGCTCGAGCAATAAATACGGTTTCCGGAGATGTGGATGAGTTCATGTTCTCGTGTGCGGGTTGTTGCAAGGGGTTTGCATCAAGGGTTGTAGCTTACGGGAACAGATGGGGATTTGTGCAGGTAGGTGTGTACAACAAAGGGATCGTCCAAGCTTCGATGGATGCATGGGATACGTTTAGAAGACATGGAATGGAAAAGTTGATCGATTCTGACCTCACAAGTTCGTTCTGTTTCCTGTGTGGGGTGGCAACAGGATCCATATGTGGACTAGTGGGAGGTACTTGGGCACTAGTGATCCACAAGAAGTATGCAACAGAAGTGTCTATGTACACCTTCTTAGCTGGATATTTTATG AGTAGGGTGGCAATGGCATGGATACAAGCTAGCATTGCAGCTTATTATGTAGCCTATGCAGAAAATCCTCAAAGCCAGCAATTTGACTCTACTATTACAGATACTATCAGGGAGATACAAAGATCACAAGTATAG
- the LOC142544092 gene encoding WUSCHEL-related homeobox 11-like produces MGDQGQDAGRSRTSYGGEADQRNEPVRSRWTPKPEQILILESIFNSGMVNPPKDETVRIRKMLEKFGSVGDANVFYWFQNRRSRSRRRQRQLQASLTAMELPQAPPGDTIQFDQINAVTAGFVPGSLSFYSNTSSCLVGSGSSSSSGIGENTCIPHNSHDFYSFSGHSGQQDLEHNPMFCHSDASSLHYQPDTAYNSGVITVFINGVATEMVRGSLDIKAMFGGDFVLFHSTGVPVQVNEYGFLVQSLQHGESYFLVPRHS; encoded by the exons atgGGTGATCAAGGGCAAGACGCTGGCCGCTCGAGGACGAGCTACGGCGGCGAGGCCGACCAGAGAAATGAGCCGGTGCGGTCGAGGTGGACCCCGAAACCCGAACAAATCTTGATCCTGGAATCAATCTTCAACAGCGGGATGGTGAATCCCCCCAAAGACGAGACGGTGAGAATCAGGAAGATGCTCGAGAAGTTCGGGTCGGTGGGCGATGCCAATGTCTTCTACTGGTTCCAGAACCGCCGCTCCCGCTCGAGGCGTCGGCAGAGACAACTCCAGGCGAGTCTCACGGCCATGGAGCTGCCGCAGGCCCCGCCAGGCGATACAATTCAGTTCGATCAAATTAACGCTGTCACTGCTGGTTTCGTGCCTGGTTCCTTGTCTTTCTATTCGAACACGAGCTCCTGTTTGGTGGGCTCGGGCTCTTCTTCGTCTTCTGGGATTGGCGAAAACACTTGTATTCCTCATAATTCTCATGATTTCTACTCGTTTTCGGGCCATTCGGGCCAGCAAGATCTGGAGCATAACCCCATGTTTTGTCACTCTGATGCTTCCAGTTTGCATTACCAGCCTG ATACTGCATATAATTCAGGAGTGATTACAGTGTTCATAAATGGAGTAGCAACAGAGATGGTGAGGGGTTCTCTGGATATTAAGGCCATGTTTGGTGGAGATTTTGTGTTGTTTCATTCTACAGGAGTGCCAGTTCAAGTCAATGAATATGGATTTCTTGTGCAGAGCTTGCAGCATGGTGAAAGCTATTTTCTG GTTCCCAGACATTCATGA